The Syntrophorhabdaceae bacterium genome includes a window with the following:
- a CDS encoding type II toxin-antitoxin system RelE/ParE family toxin, protein MGYIVEIVPKAEKEFLKLPPIEQKKNRNKILSLEKGPGPVGAKKLKETEYFRIRAGDYRVVYGIDDGRKIVKILSIAHRKDVYR, encoded by the coding sequence TTGGGATATATTGTAGAAATAGTCCCAAAAGCAGAAAAAGAATTCCTGAAATTACCTCCGATAGAACAAAAGAAGAACCGCAACAAGATACTCTCTTTAGAAAAAGGTCCGGGGCCTGTCGGTGCTAAAAAGCTGAAGGAAACGGAATACTTTAGGATAAGGGCAGGGGATTACAGGGTAGTTTACGGTATTGACGACGGTCGCAAGATTGTAAAGATTCTGTCGATTGCGCATAGAAAGGATGTGTATAGGTAA